TGTTCAATTAATTCTTCATGCGAACCTTGTTCTGCGATACCATCTTTATTTACAACGACGATGCGGTCCGCATTTTTAATTGTTGCAAGTCTATGTGCAATAACTAATGTTGTGCGACCAACTGATAGTTCAGCGAGCGATTTCTGGATTGCAAGTTCCGTTTCTGTATCAAGCGCAGAAGTTGCCTCGTCTAAAATTAAAATTGGTGGGTTTTTCAAGAACATACGAGCAATCGCTAGACGTTGCTTTTGTCCTCCTGAAAGTTTCACACCACGTTCACCGATAACTGTATCTAAACCCTCTGGTTGTGAGTAAATTAAATCTTCTAATTGAGCGCGTTTTACAGCTTGCCAAATTTCAGCTTCTGAAGCCTTTAAATTTCCGTAAGCGATATTTTCGCGAATCGTTCCAGAGAATAAGAATACATCTTGCTGCACAATTCCAATTTGCTTACGAAGTGATGATAATGTCATATCTTTCGTATCAATGCCATCAATTTGAATTGAGCCAAATAACTGTTCATAAAAACGTGGCAGCAAACTACATAACGTTGTTTTCCCTGCACCTGATGGTCCAACGAACGCAACCGTTTCACCTGCATGTATTTTCAAATTAATGTTTTTCAAAATCGGCTCTTGCTTATCATAGCCGAAAGTAATATTACTATATTGAATATCACCGTGTACTTGTTTTACTTCTATTGCATTTTTAGAATCTACAATATCAGGCTCTGTTTCAAGAAGCTCTACATACCTTTTAAAACCAGCGATTCCTTTCGGATAACTTTCAATAACCGCATTAATTTTTTCAATCGGACGGAAGAAAATATTCGTTAATAGTACAAACCCGATAAATCCGCCATACGTTAATTCTCCTTGCAATACAAACCAAGTTCCGCATATTAATACAAACAATGTTACGAGGCGCATCAGCATATAACTAATGGATGAGTTTAATGCCATAATTTTATAAGCCATTAACTTTGTTGTACGGAAACGAGCATTGTTTACAGCAAACTGCTCTTTCTCAAACTTCTCATTTCCAAATGCTTGTACGACACGAATTCCACCGACATTGTTTTCAATGCACGCATTAAAGTCAGCAACGTCTGAGAATAGACGTCTAAACGTACCTGTCATTTTTCGATTGAAATAAAGTGCTAACCACAATAAAAATGGGATAACAAAAAACGTAAGAAGTGCTAACTTCCAGTTAATGAGCATCATAAATGAAAATGCTCCAATTAACGTCATAATCGCAATAAATAAATCCTCTGGTCCATGATGAGCAATTTCACCAATTTCCATTAAATCGTTTGTAAGACGTGAAATTAAATGACCTGTTTTATTATTATCAAAAAATCTGAATGATAGCTTCTGAATATGATCAAATAACTTCTGTCTCATATCTGTCTCAATATTAACACCAAGCATATGTCCCCAATATGTAACGACATATTGCAAACCAGCATTTAACATATAGACTGCTAATAAGCCTACACATGCCCATAAAATAAGTGTCCAATTTTGTCCTGGCAACAATTTATCAATAAATTGATTTACGATAAGTGGGAAACCAAGTTCTAGTAAACCCGCAATAACTGCGCAGGAAAAATCGAGCACGAATAAACCTTTATACGGTTTATAGTAAGAAAAAAATCGACGTAGCATATACTTCCTCCCTTTTTTCAAAATAAAAAGACTCTGTAATATAACAAAGCCCCTCTAAATGATAACCATTATCAAGGGATTATTCAAGTTATCCGTCTATGAATCTAAAAAAACCTTCATCTATATTTGATGAAGGTTTTCCTATTACATCGCTTCTGAATCCCACTCATGATCCTGTTGAACAAATACAACACCTAATTCATGATGTCCCCCTGCATACAATGCAGTTTGAGCAAGACGAAGCTCACCATTTGTATCAAGCACTTCTAATTTACAAAACGCTCCTGTCGTCTTCATTTGAAGCGCATCATAAAATTCTTCAGTACTTCTTGGAATGACTCCGTTCACTTTCGTAATGACTTCTCCAGGCTTCAAATTCATTTCAGCACCGATTGTATTTGGGATTGTATCTAATACAACGAGTCCATCATTACGCGCTGCAAAATATGCCGGCCTTGTCTCATCAGCAATTCGCTCTTGCATTGAAATTGTGAAACGTCCAAGCATCGCCACTCCCATCGTGATAATCGCTAATACGTGCCACCAGTAACTTGCGATTCCTAAAATAAGAACGAGCGCCGCTAATCCAAAAACACGTCTTCCTGTAAATAATAAAGCTTCCTTCGGCTCATAACTTCTAATTTTTCTCATAAACCCAATTAAAAATGGAACGAGGAATAATGAGTATGTGCCTGAACCTATTGAAACGACAGGCCACCATGAAATAAATTGTGTCACTGTATCCCCCGGTACAAGAATAAAAATTGGAACGAGCCATAAACGGTTTGATTCATGTAAACCAATTTTCAAACCGCGTTTACCTTTCCTAATCTTCGGCGTTGAATACCGTACCGCGTTTTTAGAAATTAATAACCCCTCTACCACTAGCATGACGCCAAGTAGAATAGCAAGTGATACAATCGTACCATCTTCTCCTTCTCCGAGCTTTAGGAGAGAAACTGGCATCTTAGAAGATAATAACAATGCTACAATCGCTACCCCAAACGTATAAGCTACCGATAAATATCGATACATAGCAGTTAAAGCAAATAATAGCGTCCAAATTAAAATCAGCCATATGCTCGCCTTTGAAACAACGAGCCCAAGTCCAATCGTAATAACAGATACTAGCAATCCGTATCCAATACCTGCAAATAACGACGTTCGCAGTTCAAACCAAATATCGTATACTTTAAAAGAAAAATTTTTTCGTTCTCGTAATATACGTAAGTATCCAACGAAGATACTACTTATAAAAAACACATAGACAGCAGGGTGTAAGAAAAAACGTCCAATCGCCCGCATTATTTCAAAAAGCCATGCCTCCACGAACTCACTCACCACCATTTATATCATTCTTTCTTTTTATCTTATCACAACTAAACAAACGTTTGTTTAACACATACAAAAAAATACAGGCAACAAAATGCCTGTATTTTTTCTTATTTCGCCATTAATTTTAATGCCGCTTGTAATTGTAAATCATTTTCTCCAGAACGGATTTTTTCAATGATTTTATTTTGAATCGCTTCAGCTGTCTTCTTGTCAAGCTGTCCTGTCGCTTCCATCTCATTTGCATTTTGGAACGCTTTTACCGCTGATTCTGTCTCTTTACTGAAGTATCCATCCTCACGACCTGTTACATACCCTAAGCTTTTTAACATTTCTTGTGCATGTTTTACTTGTACATCATTTGAATTGTATGAAAGTGTTTTTTCAATTTGAATTGGCGTCGCATGATAGTAGTCTGGTTGCTTCACTTCTACCGTTGGCGCAATTCCTTTTTTATGAATCCAATTACCATCCGGTGTTAACCATTTAAACATCGTTAATTTAATGTTGCTACCATCTTTAAATGGAACGGCTTGCTGTACAGTACCTTTACCAAACGTTTTCTCACCAATTAAATCATAGCCTTCTCCCTCTTTTAGCGCACCCGCTAAAATTTCTGAAGCAGAAGCACTTCCGTTATCAATCAATACTGAGATCGGATATGACTTTCTCTCTTTTAGCTCCGTAGAGAATTTCTTCTTCTCACCATTTCGCTGTTCAACTTGCAGCATCGGCTTTTTATTCGTCATAATTTCTCCTAGTATATCTTCTACACTATTTAAATAGCCACCAGGATTACCACGTACATCGATGATTAAGCCTTTGATGTCTTTCTTCTCTAACTCTTTTAGCTGATCCTTAAATTCTTTCGCCGTATTTTCAGAGAACGATGTAATTTGAATGTAACCAATGTCTTTTCCATTCTCTTTCTTCACAGAACTAAATACAGTGAAAATCGGAATTTTTTCACGCTTAATTTTAAATTCTATCGGATCCGTTACTCCTGCACGCTTAATTTCAATTGCGACAGTCGTTCCTTTTTTACCACGAATTTTTAATACTGCTTCTTCACGTGATAAATCTTTGACACTATTTCCATCTACAGATAAAATTTGGTCATTCGGTTTAATACCCGCTTTTTCTGCTGGTGAGCCTTTAATTGGCGATACGATAATAAGCTTACCATCCGTTTTGTTCACCTCAGCTCCGATCCCTTCAAGTTCTGGATCAAGCGACTCGCTAAACTGCTTTGCCGTTTCTTTATCCATATACGTGGAGTAAGGGTCCTTCAGCGTAGACAACATTCCTTGTATCGCACCTTCGACTAACTTGTCATCTTTCACGTCTTCCACATAACGTGAATCAATTAGTGCATACGCCTCATTAATTTTTGCCAAATTTCCTTGCGTTGTGCTAGCATTATCGCTTGATATTGTTTGCGCTACATATGATGGATTGATTCCAAACATATACATACCTGCAAACATCCCGCCAGCACCAATTAAAAATGCAACAACCATTCCAATAATTGCAACTCTACGTTTCAATGCGGAATTCCCCTTTCTAAAGCACACAGGTAGTGTAGCAAAAGGCATCACACATTGTGTGATGCCTTTACCTATTTCTACTATATGATAAGCTTGTACGAATTATGTTTGCAACTTTTTATACTTTTAAGAAGCGACGAATTGACATTACACTTCCCCACATACCGATTAATGCACCAATTAATACTAATAAACCAGCTAATTGGAATACGAACGGGCTGTATGGTAGAAGCTCGAAAATTGTTCCGCCAAGTTTTTCATTAAACACGCCTTGTAGTGAATTATAAACAGATAGAATTAGGACAATTGGAATGATAGATCCTAACACACCTAAGAATAAACCTTCTAATAAGAACGGCCAACGAATAAACCAGTTTGTTGCACCTACAAGTTTCATAATTTCAATCTCTGTGCTTCGCGCATAAATTGTAATTTTAATTGTATTAGAGATTAAGAACATTGCAGTAAATAAAAGACCAGCAATGAGTATAATCCCGATGTTACGGCCTGTTTTTACAGTATCAAATAATCTTTCAACTTGACCTTTACCGTATTGAACGTTACTTACAAACTGCATTTTCTCAACTTTTTTCGCAATTGCTGCTGTATCTGTTGGCTCTTTCGCTTTTACAATAAATACGTTTTTCAATGGGTTATCTTGCTCAAATAACTCGAACGTTTTTCCGCTATCGCCTAAACTTTTAATTAAACGTTTTAATTCTTCTTCTTTAGAAGAATATTTAATAGAATCTACTTTCGCAATCTTACCCATATCTTCTTCTAATTTCTTTTGATTAGCCTCTTTTGCTGCTGGATCAATGTGTACACGAATTTCTACATCTTGCTCTACTTTCGTCGCAAAATGGTTCATATTCATAATCGCTGTTAAAAAGACACCTACAAGTAATAATGTAACTGTTACCGCACTTACAGAAGCAAACGTCATCCATCCGTTACGGGATAGATTTTTTACACCTTCTCGTAAATGTCGACTAAGGGTGTTAGCCTTCATATCCGTATCCTCCCTCAATCTCATCTCGAACAATTTTTCCGCCTTCAATCGCAATTACGCGATGACGAATTGTATTTACGATATCCGCGTTATGTGTTGCCATAACGATTGTTGTACCACGCTCATTAATACGCGTGAAGATTTTCATAATATCAAGAGCTGTCTCAATATCTAAGTTACCAGTTGGCTCATCGGCAATTACAACTTTCGGTTTATTTACGATCGCTCTTGCAATCGCCACACGTTGCTGTTCTCCACCTGAAAGCTCACTTGGAAGTGCATCTGCACGATCTTCAAGACCTACAAGTCCTAACACTTCTGTAACACGCTCACGGATTGCCTCTGTTTCTTCTTCAATTACTTCTAAGGCAAACGCAACATTCTCATATACCGTTAATTTAGGTAGCAATTTAAAGTCCTGGAAAATCACGCCTAATTGACGACGAAAATACGGAACATCTCTTTCTGCCAATGTTTCAATTGTAAGTCCATTTACGTTAATAGATCCTGTAGATGGCTTTTCTTCACGATACATCATTTTAATAAATGTAGATTTCCCGGCTCCACTCGGTCCAACTACGTATACGAATTCACCTTGTTTAATGTTAACTGTGAGCCCAGAAATGGCTTTCATACCATTTGGGTACTCCTTATAAACATTCGTCATTTTTATCATTATTTATCACCCAATGCTTAATGATTTTTTTCGAAATACTTTTCTGTTCATTTGAAAATAAAAGAAAAACTTTTATTCTCATTTACAATTCTTGTTGAAGACAGGTCACTTTAAATAACAGTAATCTATTAGCGACACTGCTTTATGTAATATATTTCAGCAAAATTCTACAAACCTCATTGTAACATCAAACGGTTTCCAATTCGGATACATTTTTGTTACAGTTATGTTACATCCAAACAGGTAAACGAGCTGACTCATCTCTCGGCTCTATAAACTTTTAGATAAGAGTCTACAATCAGCTCATTTTTCTACTATTCATTTTCGTACACTTACTTATTTATGCCCAGCTAACCATTCAGCCACTTTTTTCGCATCCTCACCTTGAATAAGTCCTGGTGACATAGAACCGCGACCTTTTTCAATAATCTTTTCAATATCTGCTGCGTCGTATTTCTCTCCTACTTTTCGTAAATCAGGTCCAGTTGCTCCTGATAAATCCTTAGCATGACAACCAGCGCAACTTCTTTGGAAAATTTGTTCTGCACTATCTGTACTTGCAGATTGTTTCGATGGTTTGCTCTCTTCTTTGTTTCCGCATGCTCCTAAAGCAAGAACTACTGATGTTCCTAATGCAATAGCCAACAATTTTTTTTTCACTTCTATCGCTCCCCATTGTTGATATTCTTCTTATTATGAATAAGCTATATTTTCATAGCGCGCTCACTTGTCATTATAATCATTATCCTTTTACAGAAAAACTAACCTGAATTTCCTTTTTTTACAAATGTAGTGAAAACCCTAATGAAATAAAGCTTTTATAAATTGTTTCAATTCTGTGAACAACCTTAAAAATTCTATAAAGAAACTTTTTCGAAAGAACAGATAAGAAAAATCCTATATATGTTTCTTTTCAAATACCACATTATTTTTATATTTTTTACATTTTACAAACAATATACGACCTTGTATTCTGCAACTAAACCCATCAAAAAGAGAAGTTGTCACTTCCAACTTCTCTCCTCTTTCTCTTATCAATATAGACAAGATAAGCCCCTTACATCCTCTTTTCCCTCAGCAAAAGCCAACAATTTTGTTGGCTTTTTTCTTAGGAAATACGAGAGCGTAAATACGCATCAATAAATGGATCAATTTCTCCATCCATAACTGCTTGTACGTTACCAACCTCTGTATTCGTACGATGGTCTTTCACAAGAGAATACGGGTGGAATACGTAAGAACGGATTTGACTACCCCATCCAATTTCTTTTTGCTCCCCGCGGATCTCATCTAATTCCGCTTGTTGCTCTTCTAATTTCTTTTGGTATAATTTCGCTTTTAACATTTTCATTGCATGTTCACGGTTTTTAATTTGAGAACGCTCTGACTGACATGTTACAACCGTATTTGTTGGTGTATGCGTGATACGAACTGCTGAATCTGTCGTATTAATGTGCTGTCCACCCGCACCACTTGCACGATACGTATCTATTTTTAAATCTTCTGTACGTATTTCAATTTCAACTTCATCGTTGAATTCAGGTACAACTTCACAAGATACGAACGATGTATGACGACGGCCTGAAGAATCAAATGGTGAAATACGTACAAGACGATGTACACCTTTCTCTGCCTTCAAGTAACCGTAAGCATTATGCCCTTTAATTAATAGCGTAACACTCTTGATTCCTGCTTCATCACCTGGTAAATAATCAACTGTTTCTACTTTAAATCCACGTTTCTCAGCCCATCGCGTGTACATACGTAATAGCATAGAACCCCAGTCCTGTGACTCTGTTCCACCTGCACCTGGATGCAGTTCTAAAATAGCGTTATTTTTATCGTAAGGATCGCTTAACAATAACTGAAGCTCGTATTCATTCATCTCTTGAGATAAAGATTTCACTTCAGCTTCTAACTCTTCATGTAAATCTTCATCATATTCTTCTTTTAAAAGTTCATGTGTCACTTCTAAATTTTCAAATGTTTCGTCTATCTTACGGAACTTTCCAACCATATCCTTTAACGCATTCGCTTCGTTAATTACAGTTTGCGCACCTTGTTGGTCATCCCAAAAACCTGCTTGCATCATTGTTTCTTCTAATTCTGCGATACGACTCTCTTTTGTAGGGAGGTCAAAGAGACCCCCTAAAAGCCGCTAATCTCTTAGCCAATTTCTCTAATTCTTGTCTAATTTCTACTAATTCCATTTCCTTCACCTCTATGTAATTACTGTTACTTTCGTATGAAAACGAGGGAAACTCTCCCCGCTTGTTACAGAGAGAGTTCAATCCTTTTTATTATATGGAGATTTAAAGTTTTTTTCCATTTCAGGAACAAAACTTTAAAAAATCTAGCCGCGTAAGCGAGACTTCTCTTTACTTGCCGATACCGCAGCAGTTTTTATATTTCTTACCACTACCGCACTTACATTCATCATTACGGCCGACTTGATCACCTTTTACAACCGGTTTTTTCTTCGCCTCTTCGCCATCGGTTGATGGATGAATAGCTTCACCTTGAACAACTTCTTGGCGCTCTAGATTTTGTTCAATTTCAGCCTTCATGATGTAGCGAGAAATTTCCTCTTCAATAGAAGCAATCATCGATTCAAACATTGCGAACCCTTCCATTTGGTATTCACGAAGTGGATCGATTTGTCCGTAAGCACGTAAATGAATACCTTCACGAAGGTGATCCATCGCATCGATATGATCTGTCCATTTCGTATCTACAACACGGAATACAACAACCTTTTCGAATTCACGCGTCTGCTCTTCAGGTAGAAGTTTTTCTCTTTCGTTATAACGCTTTAATAATTTCGCGATGATTAATTCGCTCATTTCTTCTGGAGCAAGGCGACGTAACTCTTCTTCTTTTACATCTCCTTCTTCAAGAAGGTTTGTATTTAAGTAATCGACAAGACCTTTAATGTTCCAATCTTCCTCGATTTCTTCTTGCGTATGAAGTGCAACAGCACGTTCTACCGTAGATTTCATCATACCTTCAATAATGCTACGTAAGTTCTCTGAATCCATTACTTCTTGACGCTGCTTGTAAATTACCTCACGTTGTTGACGAAGTACATCGTCGTATTGTAACAGCTGTTTACGTGCATCATAGTTATTTCCTTCTACACGTTTTTGTGCAGATTCTACAGCACGAGAAACCATTTTACTTTCGATTGGCTGTGAATCATCCATACCAAGGCGATCCATCATTGCTTTCATATTGTCTGAACCGAAGCGGCGCATTAACTCATCTTCCATAGACAGGTAGAATTGCGTTACACCAGGGTCTCCTTGACGACCAGCACGACCACGTAACTGATTATCAATACGACGGCTTTCGTGACGCTCTGTACCGATAACTGCTAAACCAACTGTTTTTATATCGTCCCCTAGCTTAATGTCCGTACCACGACCAGCCATGTTTGTCGCAATTGTTACAGCGCCTTTCATACCAGCTTCTGCAATAATATCTGCTTCACGCGCATGGTTTTTCGCGTTTAAGATGTTATGACGCACACCTTTACGTGTTAACATTTTTGAAATAAGTTCTGACGTTTCAATTGCAACTGTACCAACAAGTACAGGTTGCCCTTGTTTATGACGATTTACAATATCCTCAACAACCGCATTGAACTTACCTTCCATTGATTTAAAGATTAAATCTGCACGGTCATCACGAATAATATCTTTATTCGTTGGAATTACGATAACATTCATATTGTAAATATTACGGAATTCCTCTTCTTCCGTTTTCGCTGTACCAGTCATACCTGATAACTTTTCGTACATACGGAAGTAGTTTTGGAATGTAATTGTTGCAAGCGTCATACTTTCATTTTGAATTTCTACGCCTTCTTTTGCTTCAATCGCTTGGTGTAAACCTTCGCTATAACGACGGCCTTTCATAAGACGACCAGTGAATTGGTCTACAATTACGATTTCTCCTTCTTGCACAACATAATCTGTATCACGGTGCATAACAACGTGTGCACGAAGCCCCTGATTAATATGGTGAAGAAGTGCTACATGTTTTAAATCAAATAAGTTTTCAATATGGAAAGCTTTCTCTGCTTTCGTAATACCATCTTCTGTTAACATTACATTTTTCGTTTTCACATCAAATGAATAATCTTTTTCATTCTCTAACGTACGAACGAACGCATTTGCAAACATATATAATTCTGTTGATTTTTGTGCTTGTCCTGAAATAATAAGTGGCGTACGTGCTTCATCGACTAAGATGGAATCGACCTCATCGATAATTGCAAAATGAAGTGGACGCTGAACACACTGCTCTTTATATAAAACCATGTTGTCACGTAAGTAATCGAATCCAAGCTCATTATTTGTGCTATACGTAATATCAGCAGCATAAGCAGCTTGTTTCTCTTCACGTGACATACTATTTAAGTTAATTCCTACTGTTAAGCCAAGGAACTCATGAAGTTGTCCCATTTCACTCGCATCACGTTGTGCTAAGTATTCATTGACTGTAACAACGTGAACACCTTTTCCTGTTAAAGCATTTAAATATACAGGTAAAGTAGACGTTAATGTTTTACCTTCACCTGTTTTCATCTCAGAGATATTCCCTTCATGCAAGGCAATACCACCCATTAGCTGTACACCATATGGACGCATTCCAAGAACACGAGTTGCGGCTTCACGAACAACTGCAAAAGCTTCAGGAAGTAGATCATCTACTGTCTCACCTTTTGTTAGACGTTCTTTAAATTCAACTGTTTTTCCTTTTAATTGTTCATCAGTTAGCGGCTTAATAGATGATTCTAATGAATCAATGTTCTCCACCATCTTCTGCATACGTTTAATTTGACGTTGGTTTACATCAAACACCTTTTTCAAAATACCGATCATAGGAAATACGCTCCTCTTTTTATGAAATTAAAATTCCTGATTGTATTTTCTTTTTCTATTCACAATCAGTCGTTATAAAAAGCAAATTGATTTGCTGCCAATTTTTCTCCTAATTAAAAAACTCAAATGTATAAACCTAATGATAATTGTAACACTTGTCTTATAACTATGACAACAATCGTCCAAATGTCCAGCCCTAGATTTAGGAAAAATTTTTTAACTCGTTATTTTTTATATGAAATTAACTCTAAAGAAACGAATCTGGCCAATAAAAAAAGCGCAGCCTTTGACAGCTGCGCTTTCGGAGATTTATTTTGTTTCGATTAATCCATACTTACCATCTTTGCGGCCATATACAACATTAGTTTCATTTGTATCCGCATTTGTGAATACGAAGAAGTTATGTCCAAGCATATCCATTTGTAAGATAGCTTCTTCAACGTCCATCGGTTTTAAATCAAATCGTTTTGTACGCACAAGTTCTAATTCATCCTCTTGCACTTCTTCCTGAACAGCTACTGCCTCAGGGATGATAAATGTATTTTTAACAGAACCTTTTTCACGTAATTTACGATTTACTTTTGTTTTATGTTTACGAATTTGTCGCTCAATTTTATCAACCACTAAATCAATTGCAGCGTACATATCGCTATGAGTTTCTTCTGCACGAAGTAATAAATCTGTAAACGGGATTGTTACCTCGACACGTTGCTTGTCAGAGTATACTTTTAAATTAACTTTAATCTCTGGGAATGTATCAAAATAACGCTCTAATTTACTTAGCTTCTTCTCTACATATTCCTTTAATGCTGGAGTTACTTCAATATTTTCACCACGAATGTTGAATTTCATAGATGAATTCCTCCTTTCAAGCCTATGTATACAATTTCGACATCGGCTTAAAAACTCCTTCTAACTTTTTTAAAAAAGTTAGTGAAATTACAATTTTTTTATCGTTTTTTGTTGAAAAGAAAAGATGCATCGTTTCTACTTTTATTTTATCCTATTTACATTGTGAATAACGAACATAACTGTGGACAATTCGTTACAGAAAAGAAACAACTTTTTGACAACTCTACCCATAATAAAAAACCCTTGTTACATAACAAGGGCCTGAAATGATATACATATATATAACGCTCGCCACAAGTGCAGCTCTATGTTTCTCGTAAAACCTTTACGTTACAACTTCACAACATTCGCTGCTTGTGGTCCACGTGCTCCATCGACAATGTCAAACTCTACTTGTTGACCCTCTTCTAACGACTTATACCCATCTTGCTGAATTGCAGAAAAATGGACAAAAACATCGTCACCATCCTCACGCTCAATAAACCCAAAACCTTTTTCTGCATTAAACCATTTTACTCTTCCTTGCATGTTCGTTCCATTCCCTTCACTCTAAAAATCAGGATATTCGCCCTATATTTTGACTATAA
The DNA window shown above is from Bacillus clarus and carries:
- a CDS encoding ABC transporter ATP-binding protein, with product MLRRFFSYYKPYKGLFVLDFSCAVIAGLLELGFPLIVNQFIDKLLPGQNWTLILWACVGLLAVYMLNAGLQYVVTYWGHMLGVNIETDMRQKLFDHIQKLSFRFFDNNKTGHLISRLTNDLMEIGEIAHHGPEDLFIAIMTLIGAFSFMMLINWKLALLTFFVIPFLLWLALYFNRKMTGTFRRLFSDVADFNACIENNVGGIRVVQAFGNEKFEKEQFAVNNARFRTTKLMAYKIMALNSSISYMLMRLVTLFVLICGTWFVLQGELTYGGFIGFVLLTNIFFRPIEKINAVIESYPKGIAGFKRYVELLETEPDIVDSKNAIEVKQVHGDIQYSNITFGYDKQEPILKNINLKIHAGETVAFVGPSGAGKTTLCSLLPRFYEQLFGSIQIDGIDTKDMTLSSLRKQIGIVQQDVFLFSGTIRENIAYGNLKASEAEIWQAVKRAQLEDLIYSQPEGLDTVIGERGVKLSGGQKQRLAIARMFLKNPPILILDEATSALDTETELAIQKSLAELSVGRTTLVIAHRLATIKNADRIVVVNKDGIAEQGSHEELIEQDGGYSRLYEAQFSS
- a CDS encoding PDZ domain-containing protein, with product MEAWLFEIMRAIGRFFLHPAVYVFFISSIFVGYLRILRERKNFSFKVYDIWFELRTSLFAGIGYGLLVSVITIGLGLVVSKASIWLILIWTLLFALTAMYRYLSVAYTFGVAIVALLLSSKMPVSLLKLGEGEDGTIVSLAILLGVMLVVEGLLISKNAVRYSTPKIRKGKRGLKIGLHESNRLWLVPIFILVPGDTVTQFISWWPVVSIGSGTYSLFLVPFLIGFMRKIRSYEPKEALLFTGRRVFGLAALVLILGIASYWWHVLAIITMGVAMLGRFTISMQERIADETRPAYFAARNDGLVVLDTIPNTIGAEMNLKPGEVITKVNGVIPRSTEEFYDALQMKTTGAFCKLEVLDTNGELRLAQTALYAGGHHELGVVFVQQDHEWDSEAM
- a CDS encoding S41 family peptidase — encoded protein: MPFATLPVCFRKGNSALKRRVAIIGMVVAFLIGAGGMFAGMYMFGINPSYVAQTISSDNASTTQGNLAKINEAYALIDSRYVEDVKDDKLVEGAIQGMLSTLKDPYSTYMDKETAKQFSESLDPELEGIGAEVNKTDGKLIIVSPIKGSPAEKAGIKPNDQILSVDGNSVKDLSREEAVLKIRGKKGTTVAIEIKRAGVTDPIEFKIKREKIPIFTVFSSVKKENGKDIGYIQITSFSENTAKEFKDQLKELEKKDIKGLIIDVRGNPGGYLNSVEDILGEIMTNKKPMLQVEQRNGEKKKFSTELKERKSYPISVLIDNGSASASEILAGALKEGEGYDLIGEKTFGKGTVQQAVPFKDGSNIKLTMFKWLTPDGNWIHKKGIAPTVEVKQPDYYHATPIQIEKTLSYNSNDVQVKHAQEMLKSLGYVTGREDGYFSKETESAVKAFQNANEMEATGQLDKKTAEAIQNKIIEKIRSGENDLQLQAALKLMAK
- the ftsX gene encoding permease-like cell division protein FtsX, translating into MKANTLSRHLREGVKNLSRNGWMTFASVSAVTVTLLLVGVFLTAIMNMNHFATKVEQDVEIRVHIDPAAKEANQKKLEEDMGKIAKVDSIKYSSKEEELKRLIKSLGDSGKTFELFEQDNPLKNVFIVKAKEPTDTAAIAKKVEKMQFVSNVQYGKGQVERLFDTVKTGRNIGIILIAGLLFTAMFLISNTIKITIYARSTEIEIMKLVGATNWFIRWPFLLEGLFLGVLGSIIPIVLILSVYNSLQGVFNEKLGGTIFELLPYSPFVFQLAGLLVLIGALIGMWGSVMSIRRFLKV
- the ftsE gene encoding cell division ATP-binding protein FtsE, translated to MIKMTNVYKEYPNGMKAISGLTVNIKQGEFVYVVGPSGAGKSTFIKMMYREEKPSTGSINVNGLTIETLAERDVPYFRRQLGVIFQDFKLLPKLTVYENVAFALEVIEEETEAIRERVTEVLGLVGLEDRADALPSELSGGEQQRVAIARAIVNKPKVVIADEPTGNLDIETALDIMKIFTRINERGTTIVMATHNADIVNTIRHRVIAIEGGKIVRDEIEGGYGYEG
- the cccB gene encoding cytochrome c551 — protein: MKKKLLAIALGTSVVLALGACGNKEESKPSKQSASTDSAEQIFQRSCAGCHAKDLSGATGPDLRKVGEKYDAADIEKIIEKGRGSMSPGLIQGEDAKKVAEWLAGHK
- the prfB gene encoding peptide chain release factor 2 (programmed frameshift), with the translated sequence MELVEIRQELEKLAKRLAAFRGSLDLPTKESRIAELEETMMQAGFWDDQQGAQTVINEANALKDMVGKFRKIDETFENLEVTHELLKEEYDEDLHEELEAEVKSLSQEMNEYELQLLLSDPYDKNNAILELHPGAGGTESQDWGSMLLRMYTRWAEKRGFKVETVDYLPGDEAGIKSVTLLIKGHNAYGYLKAEKGVHRLVRISPFDSSGRRHTSFVSCEVVPEFNDEVEIEIRTEDLKIDTYRASGAGGQHINTTDSAVRITHTPTNTVVTCQSERSQIKNREHAMKMLKAKLYQKKLEEQQAELDEIRGEQKEIGWGSQIRSYVFHPYSLVKDHRTNTEVGNVQAVMDGEIDPFIDAYLRSRIS